Proteins encoded together in one Quercus lobata isolate SW786 chromosome 3, ValleyOak3.0 Primary Assembly, whole genome shotgun sequence window:
- the LOC115982026 gene encoding protein terminal ear1-like, translating to MGETGIGRFPGNLDPRAQEFRPGNPNQYQHLHHQAQLCLFPQPPQPLYYPYTTPFSATELQVVPFCEAGVGYVHAPQQQHHHPAYVSSHVVQVAPVLPPSAAATRTLVLSSVPSDVSEGLVRRELESFGEVRAIEMERIQEGIVTVHFYDLRHADKALREIRDQHMQHQARLRNHYCPSTTTTGSFLGTNSGTHMDNFGARGLIAGRPVWAHFVIPFAHAVPDGHNQGTIVIFNLDSQVSKTSLKEIFDAFGPVKELRETPSKKHQRFVEFYDVRDAAKALKEMNGKEISGKAVVIEFSRPGGHSRKFFNTFTSANPAAISANVPVINSTSINYHIKSPKYPSLPPPPPPPPPPPPPLPRKFSGRFSPNVRPRPQLSQTPFSSKKSNFSKGSPKGSANSEGSLEAKIMTSLNLGNGIEEKEMNGPTKRNVAKKSQSSNTAIIVTTAKLGRSSSSNRPWKGRQAKKFDTRFLINEDSSNGRDSRTTVMIKNIPNKYSQKLLLNMLDNHCIHCNEQIGDGDDQPLSSYDFVYLPIDFNNKCNVGYGFVNMTSPEATWRLYKAFHLQHWEVFNSRKICEVTYARVQGLEALKEHFKNSKFPCEMDHYLPVVFSPPREGKQLTEPFPIVGHNKHPISTGLHSSKASVDDDDDDEMDGQDRLEDEEEEEEEDGGGGSDDFDVDQHDVLLDYSNSCSSSNSYPNGGVNGDEDDDIDVDEDRGREERK from the exons ATGGGAGAAACCGGTATTGGCCGGTTTCCGGGAAACCTAGACCCTAGGGCTCAAGAGTTTAGACCCGGAAACCCAAATCAATACCAGCACCTGCACCACCAAGCCCAACTCTGCCTCTTtccacaaccaccacaaccacTGTACTACCCTTACACGACGCCGTTTTCAGCGACTGAACTACAAGTGGTGCCGTTTTGCGAAGCGGGTGTAGGATACGTCCATGCGCCGCAGCAGCAGCACCACCACCCCGCGTACGTTAGCAGCCACGTGGTACAGGTGGCGCCAGTTCTGCCACCGTCGGCGGCGGCGACGCGGACGCTGGTCCTGAGCTCGGTCCCGAGTGACGTGAGCGAGGGGTTGGTGAGGCGGGAACTGGAATCGTTTGGAGAAGTGAGAGCGATAGAGATGGAGCGAATCCAAGAGGGAATCGTGACCGTTCATTTCTACGATCTGAGACATGCAGACAAGGCCTTGAGAGAGATTCGGGACCAGCACATGCAACACCAAGCCAGGCTCAGAAACCACTACTGTCCTAGTACTACTACTACCGGTTCGTTTTTGGGCACCAATTCTGGGACCCACATGGACAATTTCGGTGCCCGTGGACTCATCGCGGGTCGACCCGTCTGGGCCCACTTCGTCATTCCGTTCGCTCACGCCGTCCCCGACGGTCACAACCAGGGCACGATTGTCATTTTCAATTTGGACTCTCAAGTCTCCAAAACAAGTCTTAAAGAAATTTTCGACGCTTTTG gTCCGGTGAAGGAATTGAGAGAAACGCCATCGAAGAAACATCAAAGGTTCGTGGAGTTCTATGATGTTAGAGATGCGGCCAAGGCGCTTAAAGAGatgaatggaaaagaaataAGCGGAAAAGCTGTTGTTATAGAATTTAGTCGCCCCGGTGGTCATAGTAGGAAGTTTTTCAATACGTTCACTTCGGCTAACCCAGCAGCAATCTCAGCCAACGTTCCAGTGATTAACTCCACCAGCATTAATTACCACATAAAATCTCCAAAATACCCTTCACTGCCACCACCTCCGCCTCCGCCTCCGCCTCCTCCACCGCCTCTTCCTCGTAAATTCTCGGGGCGGTTCAGTCCCAATGTGCGCCCTCGTCCACAGCTCTCTCAAACGCCTTTTTCTTCCAAGAAATCGAATTTCAGCAAGGGAAGCCCTAAAGGTAGTGCAAATTCTGAAGGTTCACTTGAGGCTAAAATAATGACAAGTTTGAATCTTGGGAATGGAATTGAAGAGAAGGAAATGAATGGGCCCACGAAGAGGAACGTTGCAAAGAAGAGCCAAAGCAGCAATACGGCTATAATAGTCACTACGGCAAAGCTGGGAAGGAGTAGTAGTAGTAATAGGCCATGGAAAGGTAGACAAGCAAAGAAGTTTGATACCCGTTTTCTAATAAACGAAGATTCCAGTAATGGCAGAGATTCCAGGACCACTGTCATGATAAAAAACATACCCAATAAGTACAG TCAGAAGCTGCTATTGAATATGTTGGACAACCACTGTATTCACTGCAACGAGCAGATTGGCGACGGCGATGACCAGCCTTTGTCCTCCTATGATTTCGTATATCTTCCCATTGATTTCAA caACAAGTGCAATGTGGGATATGGGTTCGTGAACATGACATCTCCAGAAGCAACATGGAGGCTCTACAAGGCATTTCATCTTCAACATTGGGAAGTCTTCAACTCAAGGAAAATTTGTGAAGTAACTTATGCTAGAGttcag gggTTGGAAGCATTGAAAGAGCACTTCAAGAACTCGAAGTTCCCGTGCGAAATGGACCACTATTTGCCAGTGGTGTTTTCGCCACCTCGAGAGGGTAAGCAACTGACGGAGCCTTTCCCCATCGTTGGCCACAATAAGCATCCCATCTCCACTGGTCTCCATAGCTCAAAAGCTTCTGTTgacgacgatgatgatgatgagatggACGGTCAAGATAGGCtagaagacgaagaagaagaagaagaagaagatggtggtggtggtagtgatGACTTTGACGTTGACCAACACGATGTACTCTTGGATTACAGTAACAGCTGCAGCAGCAGTAACAGCTACCCAAATGGCGGCGTTAatggtgatgaagatgatgatattgATGTTGACGAGGATCGAGgtagagaagaaagaaaataa